The window CTCTTTAGATAGAACTTTTGGTGATATTCCCAGAGCCATTTCTTGCAAATCTTTAAACCTCATTGTACCATAGTTCTGCAAATTGTGCAGGATACAAAATTTCCATTTGCCACTCAACAGTTCAATGCCATCTTTTAACGCCAATATGCTTTCTTTATTGATGTTATTTTTTTTATCTTCCATAAAATAGTTACTTTCCTAAAGGTAATGAATAACAAATATAAATCGAATATCTGATAGTTTTGTAGTCAGAAATAATATAATTCATTATGAAAGTAACAGTAATAGCAAACATTTCGGCTAATGGAAGAATTTTAATAGCTGATAATCCTCATCATCAGTTACCACCAGAAGCTATGGAATTTTACGTGCAATTTGTAAGACAAGTTGGTAACATTGTGATAGGATTGAAAACCTTTGAAAATTTTCTAAAATTCCCAAAAGAAGTAAAAGAGCTTTTTAAAGGGGTAGAAATCATCATATTGTCTGATAAACCTTATACAGTTGATGGCTACAAGACCGTAAGTAGTCCGGAGGAGGCAGTTGAATATATGTCTGGAAAAGATGTGCAGGAAATTGCCATTGGAGGCGGAGCAGGTACTTTCAATGCATTTATAGACAAAGATTTGGTTACAGATATTTATTTTAACGTTAACCCAATAATCACTGGAGCTGGAGCTATTTTAGGAAACAACAGCGAGTTACATTCAAAATTTAAGTATAAAGAACAGAAACTTAAAAACGGTTTTGTTCAGCTACATCTAGCTAAAGAAGGAATAAAAACGAACCTATAGCCCTGGAAAACAGGAGTTGAACCGATTCCTGAATTTTTATTTGTAATAACAAGACAGAAATGAGTTTAAAGAAATTGTGAAATAGATGGACATTATCTTTTGTTTTAGCGTTTGCAAGTTATCCATTATATAAACTGAATGATATCTTCATTAAATCATATTATCTCAAAGATACAGCGAAAAGAAAATGCTATTTCGCTGTCTGCACCTAATGCAATTGATGAAGCATATCAAATGACTATATACCTAAAAGAATACTTATGGTCTATACGAGAGGATGTTACAAAGCAAGGTTTTAAAAACCATTGGGAGGAGATCAATTTCTTTCGCAATATCAAGCCATATATTCTCTCCAAGCTCATTTATCACAATAAGATATTTCGCATACAGACAGCTTGCCCTGTTGATGGTGGGAAAATGTATGCGAGTTATTTTTTGGAACAGTTGAAGGAATTAAAACAGGAATACAGGGAGCATATCTACAATTCAGATTTTTACAGATATTACCGTTCAGGAAGAACCGATCGTGATGAAACTTACTTTAGGTTAGGCAACATCAATTTCCACGATGGTTTGAACAGTTTTGTCTTTGAAATTGACCCTCTGTTTTCAACTTATTATGATAACAAAGTGGCTCGGATAATAGCCAATGAACTACTCTATACCTACATTCTCCAAAAAATCAATGATGATGAAATGGCAGATTTTTCTGCGAGGGATATATCTGATAGCATCCTTTGGACGGATACCAAAAATGCCTTGATAGAACTGATTTATGCTCTTTACGCAAATAGCTCTCTTTCTAATGGTAAAATAGGTATACGCAAAATCAGTTTGGCTTTAGAAAGAATGTTTCAAATTTCTTTAGGAGATTTGCATCATTCTTTCCACCGAATGAAATATCGTGCTGGATCCCGAACAGCATTTTTAGACCAACTGAAATCTTCTTTGGAAGAATATATGGACAAAGATTTATAAAAAATACTTCTAAGATATCCTTGTCAAAAACAGATGAATAAAACGAAAGAGAAAAAAAATGTTCTTTAAATTCTTATAGAAAGAAATAGCTGATTTCTTCTAGTATTACTTGTAACAAATGCATTTTCAAAATTTTCTAAACCAAATTTGTCTATTCAAACAACTACCTTTTTTACAGCCTAAATAATGTTTAGTAGCTAAAAGTTTACTATTTTAGTGGATTCTTAAGGATTAAAAATCCCTAATCAAATAACGCTTATTTCAATGTCAGAAGAACAGAAGAAAATATTAGAGCAACAGCTCTGGAATATAGCCAATACATTACGTGGAAAAATGAACGCCGATGAATTCCGAGATTATATTTTGGGATTTATTTTTTATAAATACTTGGCTGAAAAAATGGAAATCTATGCAAATTCCATTTTGGAAGAAGATCAAATTCAATTCAGAGATATCAAAGAAGATACGCCTAAAGGTTTAGAATATATTGAAGCCATTCGAGAAGAAGCTCTGGAAACATTAGGGTATTTTTTAAAACCTTCTGAGCTATTTAGCGAAATTACCAAAAGAGGTGATAACAATTTTATTCTTGAAGATTTACAAAAAATCCTGACCAATATCCAGCTCAGTACAATGGGTACACAAAGTGAAGAAGACTTTGAGGACTTGTTCTCTGATATGGATTTGAATAGTAATAATCTGGGTAGAACTGCTGATGCTAGAAATACACTTATTGTAAAAGTTCTAAAGCATCTCGATGAAATTGACTTCAAATTGAATGATACAGAATTGGATGTTTTAGGAGATGCTTATGAGTATTTGATCGGTCAGTTTGCCAGCGGTGCAGGAAAAAAAGCGGGAGAGTTTTATACGCCTCAAGAAGTATCCAAAATTCTTGCAAAAATTGTTACAACAGGTAAAAATCGTTTAAAATCGGTATATGACCCAACTTGTGGTTCAGGATCATTACTATTACGTGTTGCAAGAGAAGTAAAAGATGTCAATAATTTCTACGGACAAGAAATGAACCGTACAACGTACAATCTTGCTCGCATGAATATGATCTTGCATGGAGTGCATTATCGTCAGTTCGATATAAAACAAGAGGATACACTAGAACATCCACAGCATTTAAACGATATGCCATTTGAAGCAATTGTCGCAAATCCTCCTTTTTCAGCGAAATGGAGTGCCAATCCATTATTTTTAAACGATGACCGTTTTAGTCAATATGGAAAATTAGCACCATCAAGCAAGGCTGACTTTGCATTTGTGCAACACATGATTTATCATTTGGCAGAGAATGGAACAATGGCTATTGTTCTTCCTCATGGTGTGTTGTTCCGTGGAGCAGCAGAATTACACATCCGTAAATACCTGATTGAACAGAAAAATTATTTGGATGCAGTCATCGGCTTGCCTGCCAATATTTTCTACGGAACCAGTATTCCGACTTGTATTCTGGTGTTTAAAAAGTGTAAGGAAGATCCTGACCATATTTTATTTATCGATGCTAGTAAGGAATTTGAAAAGGTAAAGAACCAAAATATGTTGCGGGAAGAACATATTGATAAGATTGTTGAAACCTATCGTAACAGAACGACTATTGAAAAATACAGTCACTTAGCTACTTTGAAAGAAGTTGAAGAGAATGACTACAATCTTAATATTCCAAGATATGTGGACACTTTTGAAGCCGAAGAAGAAATCGATATCCAAGCCGTAATGCAGGAAATCAAATCTTTAGAAGCAAAACGAGCAGAACTGGACAAAGAAATCGACGTGTATTTCAAAGAATTGGGACTTGTTTTTTAATTTTTTACATCCTTAATGTTTTTACTAACGAAAATTGAATCATCGAGATGATAAATAAAAAATTAAAAGTAGGTAACGTTCCCAATTTGAGATTTCCTGAATTTACGGAGGAGTGGGAAACTAAGAAGTTGGGGGAAGTAGCAACAAATGTTATGTACGGTATGAATGCTGCTGCAACTAATTACGATGGCGAAAATCAGTATATACGAATCACAGATATCGACGAACAAACTAGATTATTTTGTCCTAATCCTTTATCATCTCCAGATGGAGAGTTAGACAATAAATACTTATTACATAAGGGAGATATACTTTTTGCAAGGACAGGAGCGAGTGTCGGAAAGTCTTATCTATATAATGATAAGGATGGTAAGATTTACTTTGCAGGTTTTTTAATTCGTCTTAATGTGAGAGCCGAAGACCCATATTTTATTTTTTCACAAACACTGACCGAAAAATATCAAAGATGGGTACTAACAATGTCAATGCGCTCAGGGCAACCAGGAATTAATGCGGAAGAATATAAATTGTTACCAATAGTCATTCCGTCAATCCAAGAACAAGAAAAGATTTCGTCATTTCTATCCTTAATAGACTCTCGAATCCAAACCCAAAACAAAATAATTGAGGAGTTGAAATTATTAAAGATTACGCTTCGCTATCAACTATACGAACAAATTCTTAATCACGAAAATGAATATGTTCAAGTTAAGGATACTTTAAACTATGAACAGCCAACTAAATATTTGGTTACAAATACGGATTATTCATCTGATATTTCGCTAATTCCAGTTCTAACTGCAAATAAAGCTTTTGTATTAGGATATACCGATGAAGAATTTGGTATTTATGACAAAGGTCAATGTATCATTTTCGATGATTTTACAACTGGATATAAAGTTTGTTAATTTTCCATTCAAAGTAAAATCTTCAGCAATTAAAATACTGACAGCGAAACCAAATGTGAACCTAAAATTTATATTTGAGTATTTGTCATTTTTAAATCTATCATCAAATGAACACAAACGGCATTATATCTCCGAAATTGAGACTATGGAAATGCAATTACCAAATTATATTCAACAAACATATGTTGCAGATTTTCTAGCAAGTATTGACGATAAAATAAAAACTGAATTTGAAATTCATACGCTATTACTTAAGCAGAAACAATACTTGTTAGCTAATTTATTTATATAAATTAAATTAGCTAACAAGTATCTCTTTTGTTTTTCAAATTTATGCAATAGTTGGCTTTCAATATCAATCTTTGAATCTATAGATGAAAGGTAATCAGCAAATTTTTTTTGCTCTTCAATACGAAGGTAAACCAAATTTAATTCTCGCAAAATTGTCGTAGAAAATTGATAATCTCTTACTCCTCCTTCAACATTTCTTAAAACTTCTCTATTAAAAAAATCTGTCTTTAGATATTGATATAGAAAGTTGTCATTTACGGTGGTTATCTGTTTTAAAACAAACATACAATGAACTGATAATAATATTCTCTAAGTTTTCACTATAGCCAATAGACCCCACATTAATTCTTGCTGGATTATAGGCAAAGGTGTTCGTGTCAATTATTTTGTATAGTTTAATATCGTAGCCTCTATCTTCGCTATCAACTCCCTCGAATTGCTCACTTTGCGGAACGAATCCTAATTTGTTATTTATAGAATAAACAGGAAGCTTTTCGTTATTTTTATTTCTCTTATTTACAAGAGTTGTAACCTCTCCCAACCTTTTAGTATTCCAATCTATATAGTTTTCATTGTTTCCATTTTTAAATCTCAATTGACTTGAGAATAATTTCTTTACTAATCGTAATCACATAGGAAATAAAATCCTTAATTAAAGGGCTTTGTCAGAAGCTAATTCTAAATCAAGTACCAAATAAGAAAATAAATAATTGTGTTTCTTCCTATTCATCATCATTAACAGAATCCGATGTAATTGATAAAAATGGGATTTACCCAGTTTATGGAGCTACAGGTATTATTGCATTTACGGAAAATCCTCAAATTAATGAAGATGCAATTTTAATAATCAAAGATGGATCTGGAGTTGGAAAGGTTCAATACGCATCAGATAAGTTTTCGGTTATTGGTACTTTGAACTATCTGACTGTAAAACCAGATGTTAATTTGAAATAATTTTTTTCTGTTTAAAATACTTCAACTTTGAGAAATACAAAGTTGGTTCTGGGATTCCACATATCTATTTCAAAGATTATGGAGAAACATTTATTTATTGCCCCCTTTGGAAGAACAAAATAAAATAGAAAGTTTATTATCTTCAATCGATTCAAAAATTAATATCGAAACTCAATATATAAAAGAGCTGAAGGAACAGAAAACGTTTTTATTTCAACAAATGTTTGTATAAAAATCTATACAAACATTTGATTCAGAAGGTATTTTTTTTGATTTTCAAACTGTGTTAAAATTGCTTCTTCGGTTTGGGTTTTTTGATCAATATTATTTAACAATGATGCAATATTTTCTACTTCCTTTTCATCGGTTGGTAAAAAAATCGTATTATCTAAAAATCTTTGGTTGGTAATATTTATAGTATTTTTTGCACCTTTCTGCACTAGACTATGCAGGTAGTTATTAGCATTGATCGGACTATTGAAATAATAGTGGAGAATATTTCCAATACATACATTTTTGGGTTCATAAACTCCATATAGTGGAGAAACTGCAACATTTTCACTAATAAAACTTTGTTTTATTATTCCATACGGAAATTCACCCGTTGGACTTTTAGTATAAACAACATCGCCAAAATGTACTACATTGTAATTAGTTGTATTTTTTGACGCAAAAGAACGCCCAAGATATTCTATTTGATTAATAACACCTTTACTAACCGAAACAGAAAAAATTGGCAAATTGTCTTTATTCGTTTCTTTACGTTCAGTAAGTATATTTCGTAAATATTGTTTTTCCCATTGTTTGTTATTTGCTAAATTCTGACAAAGCCCTTTAATTAAGGTTTCTAATTGTTCAATTATTTTGTTTTGGGTTTGAATTCTTTCGTCAATTAAAGCCAAAAATGAAGAAATTCTATTTTGCTCATTGAGCTTTGGCAGACTTAAAGAAAGAGAAGCTAGTTGACTTGAATATAGATGTACTACGGAAATACCTTGTGCTAAATTAGCTATTTCCATTTTCTTTTTACTGTTTAGATAATAAGACAAAAAGATTCCATTAATATTAGTCTTAATAATATTCAAATCACCCCCTAGTGCAATGCCAGATTTCAAGACACAGGAAGCTGTTGCAATATCGATTGTTGTTTCGCCAGAAGCAGGAATTATGACGTCATTCTTTTCACTTAAGACTAAAGTCGATGGATTTACATTAGTCTTGGATTTTATCTCGTTGATAACCTCTCTATAATGCGTATAGAGTTCGCCATATCTTATACATTCAATAATTCCATTTTCTTCTATATCACTTTTAGAAATTCCCTTTCCCTTTGAAAACGTAGCAATCTCCCCCAACTTCTTAGTTTCCCACTCCTCCATAAATTCAGGAAATCTCAAATTGGGAACCTTAGTTCCAAATCTATTCGAAAGATTAATAATCCTTAATCTTCAATTGCTTTCCTTTGAGATTTTAAAAAATTAAATTATAATGAATGAACAAAAACAACTCTCAGAAGTTATCGATCTATGGAAAATAGACAAAAAACAGTATGTAAAAAAATCAAGTTTCTCAGCTTATACGCTATTGATTGAAAATCATCTACTGCCTAATTTCGGGAACAAAATTGCGATTGAGGAAGCTGATGTTCAAAGCTTTGTTTTTCAAAAATTGGAAACGGGTTTAAGTCATAAAACAATTAAGGATATTTTAATTGTTCTGAAAATGATTTTGAAATTTGGAGCTAAAAACAAATGGTTACAGTATACCCCTTTTGATATTCAGTTTCCTACTGAACGAGAAAAGCATAATATTGAAGTGCTAACCAAGACTGATCAGAAAAAAATAATGAACTATATACAAGAACATTTTACATTTAGAAATTTAGGTGTATATATATGTTTAAGTGCAGGAATGCGTATTGGGGAAGTATGTGCCTTAACTTGGGAAGATATTGATACCGATAACGGAATTATCAGTGTTAACAGAACTATCCAGCGTATTTATGTGATAGAGGATGGAACTCGTAGAACGGAATTGATTCTGGATACCCCGAAAACTAAAAATTCTATTCGTGAAATTCCGATAAGTAAGGATTTATTAAGAATATTGAAACCATTTAAAAAGATTGTAAATCAATCATTCTTTGTATTGACAAACGATGCTAAACCAACGGAGCCAAGAACCTACAGAAGCTATTACAAAAATTTAATGAAAGAATTAAAAATGCCTGAACTTAAATTTCACGGGTTAAGACATAGTTTCGCAACCCGATGTATTGAAAGTAATTGCGATTATAAAACGGTAAGTGTACTATTAGGGCATTCCAACATCAGCACCACGTTAAATCTTTATGTACATCCTAATATGGAACAAAAGAAGAAAGCTATTGAGCAGATGTTTAAGGCTCTTAGATAAGTTTTAGATTATGGATTAGGAGAACATTTTATTTTGTTAAATTTGTACATAGATGAAAAGAACAAGATAAACTCCTAATTCATAATTATTTTGAGCAAACAGTCCGAACAAATTTTAGAAGAGCAACTCGTTGCCCAATTACAAAAATTGGGATATAAATACGCTTTTATTGCTGATGAAAAAGCTTTACTGGCAAACCTGAAAACACAATTAGAAAAGCACAATCATATACAATTTAGCGATAGTGAATTTGAAAAAGTGTTGAACATACTCAACAAAGGTTCTGTATTTGAAAAAGCCAAGATATTGCGTGAAAAGAAACATCATATTATTCGGGATAATGGTGATAACCTCTATTTTGAATTTCTCAATGTAGAACATTGGTGTCAGAACGAATATCAGGTAACTAATCAAATCACGCAGGAGGGGAAATATGAAAACCGCTATGATGTTACCTTACTGGTGAATGGTTTGCCTTTGGTACAAATCGAGCTGAAACGAAGAGGTTTGGAAATGAAAGAAGCATTCAACCAAATCAACCGCTATCAAAAACATAGCTTTGGTGCAGGAAAGGGTTTGTTTCATTTTGTACAGTTATTCATTATTAGCAATGGTGTAAATACCAAATATTTCAGCAATTTTGGAACACATAAACAGGAATATCTTCAAACTTTTCATTGGACAGACGAACAAAATAATCCATTAAATAATATTTTAAACGGCTTTACCGATTCTTTTTTAGAACCTTGTCATATCAGTAAAATGATCTGTAAATATATCGTTCTGAATGAAACTGATAAACGTCTGATGGTACTTCGTCCATATCAGTATTATGCGGTAGAAAGTATTATCAAAAAGGTAAAAGAAAACGAAATTCTGAATGGCTATAACATCGAAAAAAATGGCTACATCTGGCATACAACTGGAAGTGGAAAAACTTTAACGAGCTTTAAAGCCAGTCAAATTCTATCTAAAATTCCAGCTATCAAAAAAGTGGTTTTTGTGGTAGATAGAAAAGATTTAGACTATCAAACCAATCAAGAGTATGATAAGTTCAGTAAAGGATCCGTAAGTTCTGCAACGAATACGGATGACCTTATTCGCAAATTAAACGACCCGAATGTTCGCATTATCGTTACGACCATTCAAAAGCTGAATAATGCGATTTCAGGAAGAAACTTATCAAAAATGAAATCCATTCAGAACGAAAGGATGGTTTTTATCTTTGACGAATGCCATCGTTCGCAATTTGGTGATACCCATAAAAATATCGTCAATTATTTTACCAATATTCAACTATTTGGCTTCACAGGTACACCTATCTTGGCAGAGAATGCAGATGGAGAAAAAACAACCGCAAGCTTGTTTGGGAAATGTCTACATAAATATGTAATTACAGATGCCATACGTGATGAGAATGTACTGAAGTTTTCTGTAGAATACATTCAGACTTTCAAACAGAAAGAACATATCATTGATTTAAAAGTAGAGGAAATCAATGAAACTGAAGTTTTTGAGGCTCCTGAACGAAAGGAAGCCATTGTCGATTACATCATTCAATACCACGATCAGAAAACGCAAAACAGGAAATTTTGTGCCATGATGTGTGTACAGGACATTGATTCGGTCATTCAATACTATGAAATCTTTAAACGTAAAAAACAAGAGGGACAACACGATTTAAAAATAGCGACTATTTTTAGCTTTGCTCAGAACGAAGAGGAGATGAAAGAGCAAGTATATGCCCCGCTAAATATGGTCGCAGAGCCGGAGGTGGAATACGAAAGTCGTTATGTACCCCATCGCAGGGAACTGTTGGAAACTTATGTAGCGGATTTTAACGAACTATTTGGTGAAAAGCACAGCATCAAAGACACGGAAGGATTTTACAACTATTACAATGCCGTAGCTAAAAAATCAAAACATCCTAAGCCAGAAACAGATATTCTGTTAGTCGCCAATATGTTTTTGACAGGATTCGATAGCAAGAACTTAAATACCTTATACGTTGATAAAAATCTGAGAATATCATGGATTGATACAAGCTTTTAGCCGTACCAATCGTATCCTGGATAAGAATAAAACACAGGGAAATATTGTATGTTTCCGAAACCTTAAAGACAAGACAGACGAAGCGATCGCTTTATTCAGCAATAAAGAAGCAATTGACGAAATCATAGTTGAACCCTACGAAGTGTATGTAGAAAAGTTCAACGAAGCCACGCAGAAATTATTAGAAATTGTTCCAGAAATAGTGTCTGTTGATGGCTTATATTCGGAAGAAGATCAGCTACAATTTATTTTGGCTTTCCGCGCCATGATGCGTTTGCACAAGAAAATGAGTCATTATACAGAATTTACTTGGGATGATTTACAGATGGAAGAACAGCTTTTTGCAGATTATACCAGTAAATATTTGGATTTAAAGGAAAGACTTGATCCTACTGACCC of the Chryseobacterium capnotolerans genome contains:
- a CDS encoding winged helix-turn-helix transcriptional regulator, which translates into the protein MEDKKNNINKESILALKDGIELLSGKWKFCILHNLQNYGTMRFKDLQEMALGISPKVLSKELQELEDNLLITRTVNNTKPVTVSYALTAHAKETETVVNALIDFGLKHRKKIKGK
- a CDS encoding dihydrofolate reductase family protein, which translates into the protein MKVTVIANISANGRILIADNPHHQLPPEAMEFYVQFVRQVGNIVIGLKTFENFLKFPKEVKELFKGVEIIILSDKPYTVDGYKTVSSPEEAVEYMSGKDVQEIAIGGGAGTFNAFIDKDLVTDIYFNVNPIITGAGAILGNNSELHSKFKYKEQKLKNGFVQLHLAKEGIKTNL
- a CDS encoding RteC domain-containing protein, with product MISSLNHIISKIQRKENAISLSAPNAIDEAYQMTIYLKEYLWSIREDVTKQGFKNHWEEINFFRNIKPYILSKLIYHNKIFRIQTACPVDGGKMYASYFLEQLKELKQEYREHIYNSDFYRYYRSGRTDRDETYFRLGNINFHDGLNSFVFEIDPLFSTYYDNKVARIIANELLYTYILQKINDDEMADFSARDISDSILWTDTKNALIELIYALYANSSLSNGKIGIRKISLALERMFQISLGDLHHSFHRMKYRAGSRTAFLDQLKSSLEEYMDKDL
- a CDS encoding type I restriction-modification system subunit M: MSEEQKKILEQQLWNIANTLRGKMNADEFRDYILGFIFYKYLAEKMEIYANSILEEDQIQFRDIKEDTPKGLEYIEAIREEALETLGYFLKPSELFSEITKRGDNNFILEDLQKILTNIQLSTMGTQSEEDFEDLFSDMDLNSNNLGRTADARNTLIVKVLKHLDEIDFKLNDTELDVLGDAYEYLIGQFASGAGKKAGEFYTPQEVSKILAKIVTTGKNRLKSVYDPTCGSGSLLLRVAREVKDVNNFYGQEMNRTTYNLARMNMILHGVHYRQFDIKQEDTLEHPQHLNDMPFEAIVANPPFSAKWSANPLFLNDDRFSQYGKLAPSSKADFAFVQHMIYHLAENGTMAIVLPHGVLFRGAAELHIRKYLIEQKNYLDAVIGLPANIFYGTSIPTCILVFKKCKEDPDHILFIDASKEFEKVKNQNMLREEHIDKIVETYRNRTTIEKYSHLATLKEVEENDYNLNIPRYVDTFEAEEEIDIQAVMQEIKSLEAKRAELDKEIDVYFKELGLVF
- a CDS encoding restriction endonuclease subunit S; translation: MINKKLKVGNVPNLRFPEFTEEWETKKLGEVATNVMYGMNAAATNYDGENQYIRITDIDEQTRLFCPNPLSSPDGELDNKYLLHKGDILFARTGASVGKSYLYNDKDGKIYFAGFLIRLNVRAEDPYFIFSQTLTEKYQRWVLTMSMRSGQPGINAEEYKLLPIVIPSIQEQEKISSFLSLIDSRIQTQNKIIEELKLLKITLRYQLYEQILNHENEYVQVKDTLNYEQPTKYLVTNTDYSSDISLIPVLTANKAFVLGYTDEEFGIYDKGQCIIFDDFTTGYKVC
- a CDS encoding restriction endonuclease subunit S yields the protein MFVLKQITTVNDNFLYQYLKTDFFNREVLRNVEGGVRDYQFSTTILRELNLVYLRIEEQKKFADYLSSIDSKIDIESQLLHKFEKQKRYLLANLIYINKLANKYCFCLSNSV
- a CDS encoding restriction endonuclease subunit S codes for the protein MEEWETKKLGEIATFSKGKGISKSDIEENGIIECIRYGELYTHYREVINEIKSKTNVNPSTLVLSEKNDVIIPASGETTIDIATASCVLKSGIALGGDLNIIKTNINGIFLSYYLNSKKKMEIANLAQGISVVHLYSSQLASLSLSLPKLNEQNRISSFLALIDERIQTQNKIIEQLETLIKGLCQNLANNKQWEKQYLRNILTERKETNKDNLPIFSVSVSKGVINQIEYLGRSFASKNTTNYNVVHFGDVVYTKSPTGEFPYGIIKQSFISENVAVSPLYGVYEPKNVCIGNILHYYFNSPINANNYLHSLVQKGAKNTINITNQRFLDNTIFLPTDEKEVENIASLLNNIDQKTQTEEAILTQFENQKKYLLNQMFV
- a CDS encoding tyrosine-type recombinase/integrase, whose protein sequence is MNEQKQLSEVIDLWKIDKKQYVKKSSFSAYTLLIENHLLPNFGNKIAIEEADVQSFVFQKLETGLSHKTIKDILIVLKMILKFGAKNKWLQYTPFDIQFPTEREKHNIEVLTKTDQKKIMNYIQEHFTFRNLGVYICLSAGMRIGEVCALTWEDIDTDNGIISVNRTIQRIYVIEDGTRRTELILDTPKTKNSIREIPISKDLLRILKPFKKIVNQSFFVLTNDAKPTEPRTYRSYYKNLMKELKMPELKFHGLRHSFATRCIESNCDYKTVSVLLGHSNISTTLNLYVHPNMEQKKKAIEQMFKALR